One region of Chelonoidis abingdonii isolate Lonesome George chromosome 14, CheloAbing_2.0, whole genome shotgun sequence genomic DNA includes:
- the LOC116826515 gene encoding olfactory receptor 11A1-like encodes MRNQTAITEFILLGFGDLPELQPLLFLLFLVIYVLTIAGNILIVVLVVADQHLHIPMYFFLGNLSCLETCYTSNILPRMLASFLTGDRTISFNGCLTQYYFFGCLAAAECYLLAAMSYDRYLAICKPLHYGALMNGRFCLQLATVSWVSGFLANTILTFFISNLIFCGPNEIDHFFCDSFPMMKLSCSDTHLTGLLTSIVACLCSLPPFLLTMTSYIYIITSILRIPSSTGRKKTFSTCSSHLTVVTVFYGSILIVYVLPHSNRLKDFNKFFSVFYTVLTPMVNPLIYSLRNKEVKEALRKAFNKCMDFKTLQKIQIASS; translated from the coding sequence ATGAGAAACCAAACAGCCATCACAGAATTCATCCTCTTGGGATTTGGGGATCTCCCTGAACTTCAgccccttctcttcctgctgtttctAGTGATCTATGTTTTGACCATAGCTGGGAACATCCTCATCGTTGTGCTAGTTGTGgctgatcagcaccttcacatccccatgtatttcttcctgggAAACTTGTCCTGCTTAGAGACCTGCTACACTTCCAACATCCTACCCAGGATGTTGGCCAGTTTCCTGACAGGGGACAGAACCATTTCATTCAATGGGTGTCTCACACAATATTATTTCTTTGGATGCTTAGCAGCTGCAGAATGTTATCTTCTAGCAGCCATGTCTTATGATCGATACCTAGCGATATGCAAACCACTGCATTATGGAGCCCTCATGAATGGCAGATTCTGCCTCCAGCTGGCTACGGTGTCTTGGGTAAGTGGCTTTCTGGCTAATActatattaacattttttatctCCAACTTAATCTTCTGTGGTCccaatgaaattgaccatttcttctgtgattcCTTCCCAATGATGAAACTCTCCTGCAGTGATACTCatctgactggacttttaacatccATTGTGGCTTGCTTATGCTCACTGCCTCCGTTTCTATTAACTATGACATCCTATATTTATATCATTACCTCcatcctgagaatcccttccagcactgggaggaagaagacattTTCCACTTGCTCCTCCCACCTTACTGTGGTTACAGTTTTCTATGGGTCGATACTGATTGTGTATGTGCTTCCGCATAGCAACAGACTGAAGGACTTTAACAAATTCTTCTCTGTCTTTTACACCGTCTTGACTCCCATGGTCAATCcactcatctacagcctgagaaacaaagaaGTAAAGGAGGCCCTGAGGAAAGCTTTCAATAAATGTATGGATTTTAAGACACTGCAGAAAATTCAGATTGCTTCAAGTTAG
- the LOC116826517 gene encoding olfactory receptor 10A7-like, translating to MTEFILQGFSDLQTLPGILLFVVVLVMYTVTMMGNSLNITLILAYPLLHTPMYFFLSNLSFLEICYTSVTTPKMLVNLLVELRTISYSGCIAQMCFFSLLGTAECLLLAAMAYDRFMAICHPLCYVFAMNRRVCGCLVAGSWLGGVAVALIQTALIAKVPFCGSNAIDHFFCDIVPLIQLACGDTSVNWTELLAVATFVVIIPFGMILVSYICIISTILRMPSAEGRGKAFSTCSSHLMGVFLFYGTCCMMYLSPTSSNSLGIDKLFALLYTMVTPMLNPIIYCLRNKEVKGALRNFLGRTKCAPQL from the coding sequence ATGACTGAATTTATACTCCAGGGATTTTCAGATCTCCAGACATTACCGGGCATTCTGCTGTTTGTTGTAGTGTTAGTTATGTATACAGTAACTATGATGGGAAACAGCCTCAACATTACGCTCATATTGGCTTACCCTCTTCTCCACACCCCCATGTATTTTTTCCTCAGCAACCTGTCCTTCCTGGAGATCTGTTACACCTCAGTCACCACCCCCAAGATGCTGGTGAATTTGCTAGTGGAGCTGAGAACCATCTCCTACTCGGGATGCATTGCACAGATGTGCTTCTTTTCCCTTCTAGGAACAGCTGAGTGTTTGCTCCTGGCTGCCATGGCATATGACCGGTTCATGGCCATATGCCACCCCCTGTGTTACGTGTTCGCAATGAACAGGAGGGTGTGTGGGTGTCTGGTGGCTGGCTCATGGCTGGGTGGGGTCGCGGTGGCACTGATACAGACTGCTCTGATAGCCAAGGTGCCATTCTGTGGGTCTAATGCCATCGACCACTTCTTCTGCGACATCGTGCCCCTGATACAGCTGGCTTGTGGCGATACCTCTGTGAATTGGACTGAGCTCCTTGCGGTGGCCACCTTCGTGGTGATCATCCCCTTTGGCATGATCCTAGTCTCCTACATCTgcatcatctccaccatcctgaggatGCCCTCAGCTGAGGGCAGGGGCAaggccttctccacctgctcctcacACCTCATGGGGGTTTTCTTGTTCTATGGAACATGCTGCATGATGTATTTAAGCCCCACCTCCAGCAACTCACTTGGTATTGACAAACTGTTCGCCCTGCTGTATACAATGGTTACGCCAATGCTAAACCCCATTATTTACTGCCTGAGAAACAAAGAAGTGAAAGGGGCCCTGAGGAACTTCCTGGGCAGAACAAAATGTGCACCTCAGCTATGA
- the LOC116826516 gene encoding olfactory receptor 5V1-like — protein sequence MEAKNQTTEFVMVGFATHPELQNLIFVVTFIMYMVSLMGNILISATVWLDPVLHTPMYNFISNLSLVDICYTTITIPKMLKNLLSQDRTISFTGCAAQLYFLLFLGTTECFLLAAMAYDRVLAICNPLRYVVLMNKSLCVQLVAGSWVSGLLLSLGQTSLIFTLPFCGDNRINYFFCDIPPLLTLACGDTTLNEIAVFVAGMLITLIPSLLILGSYIHIISTILKITSAQGRHKAFSTCSSHLIVITLFYGSASAMYLRPRSSYTPESDKFLALLYSVVTPTLNPIIYSLRSKDINRALRRVITSNIFLLKI from the coding sequence ATGGAAGCTAAAAACCAAACTACAGAGTTCGTGATGGTGGGGTTTGCCACTCATCCAGAGCTTCAAAACTTGATTTTCGTGGTGACTTTCATCATGTACATGGTGTCGTTGATGGGGAATATCCTCATCAGTGCCACAGTTTGGCTTGACCCGGttcttcacacccccatgtacaaTTTCATCTCCAATTTGTCCTTGGTTGACATCTGCTACACCACGATCACCATCCCCAAGATGCTGAAGAACCTGCTTTCTCAGGACAGAACCATCTCTTTCACTGGCTGCGCTGCCCAATTGTACTTCCTTCTTTTTCTAGGGACCACTGAATGCTTCCTCCTTGCTGCCATGGCATATGACCGTGTCTTGGCCATCTGTAACCCTCTGCGGTATGTGGTCCTCATGAACAAGAGCCTGTGTGTCCAGCTGGTGGCTGGCTCCTGGGTCAGTGGTTTGCTGCTCTCCTTGGGTCAGACCTCACTCATCTTCACCCTGCCCTTCTGTGGGGACAACCGGATCAACTATTTCTTCTGTGACATTCCACCCCTCTTGACCCTGGCCTGCGGAGACACCACCTTGAACGAAATTGCCGTCTTTGTAGCGGGGATGTTAATCACACTGATCCCTTCTTTGTTGATACTGGGGTCCTATATCcacatcatctccaccatcctgaagATCACATCGGCCCAGGGCAGAcacaaagccttctccacctgctcctctcatCTCATAGTCATCACTCTGTTCTATGGCTCTGCCAGTGCCATGTACTTGCGACCCAGGTCCAGCTATACCCCAGAGAGTGACAAATTTCTGGCCCTGCTCTACTCTGTGGTAACACCCACATTAAACCCCATTATCTACAGCCTGAGAAGCAAAGATATCAATAGAGCCCTGAGGAGAGTCATAACCTCAAATATATTTCTTCTTAAGATATGA
- the LOC116826514 gene encoding olfactory receptor 2C1-like, whose protein sequence is MNTDDNQCQFYCNPKNCFARLNPDTRDQMNRTGESNQTSMAQEFILLGLSSHPEVRLTLFVAFLALYLVTLLGNLLIVLLVGSDPLLHSPMYFFLSNLSLLEVGYTSSVLPQMLAHLLAEHRDISLARCMAQMYLFLAFGITECFLLTFMSYDRYVAICLPLHYPLLMAKRGCMAMVATSWAGGFLVSAVNTVSTFQLSFCGHQEIDHFLCEMPAMVSLACAGKGQAQIVMSVSCVFTLLCPLSLIVLSYARILGTVLNIPSTAGRHKAFSTCSSHLVVVSLFFGTVISMYLRPTSSSSVGQLKTSSVFYITVTPVLNPIIYSLRNKEVICALRKMMGKDVGALPEQ, encoded by the exons ATGAACACAGATGACAACCAGTGCCAGTTTTATTGCAACCCCAAGAACTGTTTTGCTAGATTAAATCCAGATACCAGAG ACCAAATGAACAGAACTGGAGAAAGCAACCAAACTTCTATGGCCCAGGAGTTCATCCTGTTGGGACTTTCCAGTCATCCAGAGGTTCGGCTGACCCTCTTCGTGGCATTCCTCGCCCTCTACTTGGTGACCCTGCTTGGGAACCTCCTCATCGTTCTCTTGGTTGGGTCTGACCCTCTCCTCCACAGCccaatgtattttttcctctccAACCTATCTCTCCTGGAGGTTGGATATACTTCAAGTGTTCTGCCCCAGATGCTGGCCCATCTCCTGGCAGAGCACAGAGACATCTCATTGGCCCGTTGCATGGCCCAGATGTACCTCTTCCTCGCCTTTGGCATAACGGAGTGCTTTCTCCTCACTTTTATGTCATACGACAGGTATGTCGCCATCTGCCTCCCGCTGCACTACCCACTCCTCATGGCCAAGAGGGGTTGCATGGCCATGGTGGCCACTTCCTGGGCGGGAGGTTTTCTAGTTTCTGCTGTCAACACGGTGTCCACCTTCCAGCTATCTTTCTGTGGGCACCAGGAGATAGACCATTTCCTCTGTGAAATGCCGGCCATGGTGAGTTTAGCCTGTGCTGGGAAGGGCCAGGCACAAATAGTCATGTCTGTGAGCTGTGTGTTCACACTGCTCTGCCCGCTTTCCTTAATAGTCCTCTCTTATGCTCGCATCCTTGGCACTGTCTTGAACATCCCCTCCACTGCTGGAAGGCATAaagccttttccacctgctcttCCCACTTGGTCGTGGTCAGCCTGTTCTTTGGGACAGTGATTTCGATGTACCTGAGACCCACGTCTAGCTCCTCTGTGGGGCAGCTCAAAACAAGCTCTGTCTTCTACATCACTGTCACCCCAGTGCTCAACCCCATCAtatacagcctgaggaacaaggaggtgatATGCGCCCTGAGGAAAATGATGGGTAAGGATGTAGGGGCCTTGCCTgaacaatga
- the LOC116826513 gene encoding olfactory receptor 10A7-like — protein sequence MTSPAWAPRVNETSLTYFIFLRFSNHWDMQILLFSLLFLLYLLTLVGNSLILLITMVDLALHTPMYFFIRNLSFLGICYTSVTVPKLLANLISEDRSVSFVSCAVQLYFLLFFGTVECFLLASMSDDRYLAICYPLHYTAKMTKGVYIGLSLVCWLCGIFIPLGNTAGIFSLLFCGPNQIDCFFCDFTPVLKLACVNISPNEVVTLASSLLITVLPLLFTAGSYLCIIYTILKIPLAEGRHKAFSTCSSHFIVVTLFYCSPSFVYLQPKSSYSPEWEEFLSLFHTVITPMLNPIIYSLRNKEVKEALRRTLKRLLFS from the coding sequence ATGACATCTCCTGCTTGGGCTCCAAGAGTGAATGAGACCAGCCTGACATACTTCATTTTCCTCAGGTTTTCTAACCACTGGGACATGCAgattctcctcttctctctgttgTTCCTGCTCTACCTATTAACCTTAGTGGGAAACAGCCTCATCCTTCTCATCACAATGGTGGATCTGGCCCTCCACACCCCTATGTATTTTTTCATCAGGAACTTGTCCTTCCTGGGGATCTGCTACACTTCGGTCACCGTGCCCAAGTTACTGGCCAACCTCATCTCAGAGGATCGATCCGTCTCCTTTGTCAGCTGTGCAGTGCAGCTgtatttccttctcttctttgGTACAGTCGAGTGTTTCCTTCTTGCTTCCATGTCCGATGACCGTTACCTGGCAATCTGCTACCCACTGCACTACACAGCCAAAATGACGAAGGGGGTGTACATTGGGCTGTCGCTGGTCTGCTGGCTGTGTGGCATCTTCATACCACTGGGAAACACAGCTGGGATATTCAGCCTGCTGTTCTGTGGGCCTAATCAGATTGACTGTTTCTTCTGTGATTTCACTCCAGTGCTAAAGCTGGCCTGCGTCAACATATCCCCAAATGAGGTCGTGACCCTAGCCAGCAGCTTGCTCATCACTGTCCTGCCCTTGCTCTTCACAGCAGGGTCCTACCTCTGTATCATATACACCATCCTCAAGATCCCGTTAGCAGAGGGCAGACATAAAGCTTTCTCCACTTGTTCCTCTCATTTTATTGTGGTGACTCTCTTCTACTGTTCTCCTAGCTTTGTCTACCTACAGCCCAAGTCCAGCTACTCCCCAGAGTGGGAAGAGTTCCTCTCACTGTTTCATACCGTGATAACACCCATGCTAAACCCAATCATCTACAGCTTGAGGAACAAGGAGGTAAAAGAGGCTCTGAGGAGAACCTTAAAAAGACTTTTGTTTTCCTAA